ATACATTTTGATCTAAAGGTACAAAGTGCTGCGACTCGTGCATCAAACTGAGTAAAGGATCTCACGTCTGTCCTCAGTCAAATTCATACCGCATGTTTAGCTATctcacatccttcctgtttttgtggCTAAGTCCTCCCCCCAAGACAGACACCATGAGGTTATCTTTCCACTTTGAGAGAGCAGCACATCACACTTGACGGCTGCTGTCTCTACAAATGTGGAGCCTCTTAACTCGTCttgcttttgctttgttttgtttgaaaccAAATCCATCCAGTTTGGGTACATTTATTATCTTGGTTGCGTAGGTGAAgtagacatttttaaaaaaaaaaccccgacaGAGGTATGAATCTTAGATAACTGGAAACAAAAATAATACTttagtgtattttttttaacctttgctGAAGAGGGTGTGTTTTCACTGGCGTGGGATCTGTCTCTTATCTCAAAAAGTTCTGGACAGATTCTTATGAAAATTAGCGAGCAGATGGTTGTACGTCAGAGGATTTGATTGATGCTCCTTCAGGAATCTGGAAGCACTCCTTTTTGTGATCAGATGTGCACTTTTTGACTTTTTGACTGATCAACGCAGTCTTGCGAAATCCAGAATTCTTTCTTTAGGTAAATCTTATATTCGCTGATGAATTCATACTCTATACTAACACGTAGGACTTCTTTCTGACTCTAACTCCTGCCATTTCCCTTTGATGCTTGCACAAAAGGCGGCTTTAGCGGCGTTCACAGGTAACACGCCCTTGCTCATCGCCCCCATTGTTGGTGTCAGCAGAGGTGTTGTGACAGATCCGTTTCCTCCGTCTCCTTCTCTAGCCTGAAAACATCATGCTCCTGGACAGGAACGTCCCCCTGCCCCACATCAAACTCATAGACTTTGGCCTGGCGCACAAAATCGAGGCTGGCGTTGAATTCAAAAATATCTTCGGGACCCCTGAATTCGTGGGTAAGTGTCTGATAATAATTGGAGGAAGGTGGCATTGGGGTGTGTGACGAAGTCGTGCGTGTGTGGTCTATTTTCAGCTCCGGAGATAGTCAACTATGAGCCACTGGGCTTGGAGGCAGACATGTGGTAAGAGCTTTTAATTGCCTCTGACTCTTCTGCCTCTGCAGCACGTTGGTCTGGATTAACCATGTGACCTTTTTCTTCTCCACAGGAGCATCGGGGTCATCACGTATATCCTGTAAGTCGTCCGACCTTTTAACTGAGTTAACTCTGAGTTTCTGCAGAGAGGTTGTCAGACGTGAGGGTGAGGTTGTTACGTGTTGTTCTTGCAGTCTGAGCGGAGCCTCACCGTTCCTCGGCGAGTCCAAACAGGAAACTCTTGGGAACGTCTCGGCCATGAACTACAACTTCGACGAGGAGTTCTTCAGTAACACAAGCGAGTTGGCCAAGAGTTTCATCAGCCAGCTCCTGGAGAAGGACAGGAGGTGAAAACTTTGCCTGTATTTTGGATTAGTTGTTCATGGTACTTCTTCCTGGAGAGACGTGCAACAGTTTCTTTTCTGCTCGCTGTTCTTTGCATGTGTTTCCATTTAATTCCGCCTCCATTCCTGTGAACGTTGTCCTGGTTGCGAGTGTATTCCGCAGAGATTCACACTGAAACGCGTGAAAGTTTCACCCCGTTTTGTGTTTATTCAGCTGTGCTTTCTCTTTGATCCCCACAGAAAACGAATGAGCATTCAGGAGGCCCTCAACCATCCCTGGATTAAGGTATGATCGGTGCCAATTACAGCATGTTTGTTTCCCTCTTTTCACATGTCGGATCCCACCCAGAATCCACGTAACCATTCATGTCAAAGGTAACggttttactggagggaaatcATTCATCCAATGGTGCCAAAATCACCCACTAACTCGCCTGAGGAACGATCTGGTTAGCTGGAACGTCCCCTGTCGCAGTTACAGTATAGCGTGTTTATAAAAGCACCACACCCGTCTCACTGGGAGTGTCACGCCTGAACAGTTTACAGTCTGAAAATTCCTTTTTTATCGCGAAAATCTGCTCTTGCTGAAGATATTGACTCCAACATTTAACGGTGCAGGTGAAAGGTGACTCAGTGCTGTTACCCCTCATAAATCAGGGGGAAGGGGATGAGAAGGGGAGTCAAATGAGAAGGTGATTATTGAGAGCTTGAGACCAGTAGGGGTCCCGCAGTCATAGACCCCGGACAGATCCCTGCCTTACAGACCATGACCAGACTCCACGCAGACCAACCCTCATCAGTCGGCTCCTCTGAGCACATTTCctcatttctgctttatttcttGCCACTTGTGGACTAATCTAAGACGGGTCAATCAAGACGGGTCGAATCAAATTTCTATTAAGAAAGTCAAAACTAAACTGGCCATTTTCACTGGAGTAAACATTCAGCATATATTCATGAGCAATGTGGAGAGGTTCCGTTCCAAGGCCATCAGATTTCCTTTTGCAggcttgtgcatgtgtgtgttattgtgatGCGGACGCTTCATCCTGTTTGGAATAGAGCATGAGGCCAGGAAACATAACACACTCCGCTGGAATGTCCTTTGTTTTTGGTGCTCTTACCTGCTATGGCTTCCAGGGTCACGCACTAATCCTACAGCACCACATGTGTCGGAGGTTTCgcctccgtgtgtgtttgcaaaggTGCAACAACGAGACCTCTCACTCAGTTTGTGTGTCCCTCCACCCTTCTGTCTGAAGTCCCGCGGGCCCGTTGAAGAGAATAGTGCCCCCGCTGATgcagagaagaaaggggagCCGCTGAAGACCAAGCGCCTGAAGGAGTACACCATTCAGTCCCTCTCCAGCATGCCTCAGAACAACACGTACGCCAACTTTGAGCTCTTTGCTCACGTGGTGGAGGATGTCAGCCTGTTGGAGGTGGGAATCTCCGAAGTGGCAGAAGCCCATCGCACTCTGCAGGGTGATATGGAAGCCCTGGTGTCCATCTACACTGGCAAAGAGGCCTGGTAcaaggaggagagcgagagcgCCCGGAAGCATCTGTCACAGGTCCGCTATGAGTTTCGTAAAGTAGAGGCCCAGAGGAGGCAGCtccaggaggacctgcaggacgtAGACGCTGGCCTGGGCAGCATCAGCGGCGCGTACAGCCAGAGGCAGCGTCAGCTGGACTCTCTCAGGCAGGAGCTGAACTCAGAGctgcagtggctgcaggaggtgatgaGCTCTCTGCACCCAGAGAGAAGCGGCGCCGTCCTTGGCGGCGGCCTGAATACGGACGTGAAGCAGGCACTGGCGGAGCTACTGCGTCACTCCTGCAGAAGGGAACTACGTCCTGAAGCAAAGCAGAAGCTCACAGAATCAGGCTAACAGACCGGCTGACAAGCGGCCTTCCAGGCTTCTCGAATTcaacaagattttttttctttattggtCTGAATTCATATTATTCTAATTaagcaaaaggaaaacaaatgcaCAGAAGATGGGCGAATGGCTCGACGGGTTAATTTATTAGATCCCACATTTATTTATGATGGTGGTTAGCTTAGCTAGGCACAAAGAAGAGAAATGGAAGGAAAGCTAGAAAAAAATCGACCTGCACTTTTAAATCATGTTaaattgtgggggggggggggttgttgttttttacaaGCTGCATGaaagattttgttttattttattttcatcgaTGACGTATTAGCTTTTGTTGGCTTCAGAAAGCAAATTCCCATAAACGTTGAGTTATTTCTTTCAGAAGAATAATTATGATTCAATTATAGGATCATTTTCAGACTGAAGTAACATTAATAGACTCATTTTTgaaatacatttatttgcaCACTGTTCCTGCCTGCTAAAGTCCCTATGATGTTATTTTCTGGCACCCAGTAAATGTTGGTGTTTGTACTGTATAAGAAGAGAAAAAACCTTCaccattttattgatttattcctCCATTCCACTCTATTTTTATATGCCTTACAACAaagtgaatttatttatttatgcctctttaaacattttctttcgTGGGCATCTTCTATCAgccaacaaacacatttaaaaaaaaaaaatcaaataaaatcacCTGCTTAAATCTGCTCATGTCACTTTTATATCAGGTTTTAACATTCATCCATACAAACAAATACATGTTTATCTGCATTTTGACTGTTTCCACCAGCTAAACACTGAAATAAACGCTAATTTCCCATCGTGTCTGCTGCTTATAGCTTATTTCTGACCTGGTTTGAATATTTCACCTTAATACGACAGATCGTTGCTCTGCTGTCTCTTCCCtcgtgtgtctgcagcctctgaATCCCAGACAAGCCATGGTCAAGAGGCTGTCGGTGGTCAACCTGGAGAACTTTAGGAGGCAGTACGCCAGACGCAGGTGGAAGGTAAAGCGCGGGAGGGCCTTTTGCCGCTCTTCTTTAAAATTTGCAGGGgctcatttctttctcttgtttttcttgtgacCAACAGCTCTCATTCAGAATTGTCGCTCTGTGCAACCATCTGACACGGATCATGAAGAAGGGACACAAGCTCCCTCAGAGTGAGGTAAGAGTTGTTTCAATCTGGATTATCAACTATAGATTTGCTGCGTGTTGTGTGTGCAGAAAGAATGGAATGAGCTTATGAAGGACTGAAACGACCGGCTTGTCCTAATAAAATCTGCTCAAAGGTCGCAGACTGGTCACAAATTAACTATTTATAGGTGGTCTGTTTATTCTCCACCACATGTTGCACCTCCTAACGTTAGCAAATTCCCTTTTTATCTCAAAAGAAATCCATCTAATTTCCCCCACATTAACCACCAAAATGCGTTGGTTATTTCAGAGGGACTGTGAAAGCGACCAAGAAGAAGAGACTCTGAGGAGGCCGAGGAccaggaagagaagcagcacTTCCTGAGAGCCAACAAGTGTGTCAACAAAGCTGCGGTTGCACAAAGTGACTCGGCActtccccccccacacacaccagccagaAATCCTATGTACCTTTAAATGCCTGCTGTTAAGGCTGCATGCTCAGTTGGTCACTGGGAAGCAGCAGAACATTTCTAAAATGAAGTTGTGTGATTTTTCTCACGTGAGGAAACGGAACCTGGACTgtctctgacaggaagtgaactgtGGATAAACACAGGACTGTTCTCTGTAGGCAGCTGGTATCTACAGTCTTAAACACAACTCTTGGTAATTCTCTTTAACACCTGAAACCTATTTTTAACTGTCCAGGCTGCGGTTTTGTTCATAACCAAATGTTTACATGCTGTTCTCCATTCTGTAGAACATTGGTGTGAATGTTATTGTTacctaaaataaaatattgaaatactGTTTTCCTCACAGGATGTAACCTCACAGGAAATGCATTTGAATGTAGTCGTGTCAACATAAATCTGAGAAATAACATGGAGGAGAGAACCTGCAATTGTTTACTATGCAAGGTAACATAAGTGAGAACAAGGATTCCATCTGTCCCCACACATGGACACCACCTCATACTAAACTTACACTAATTTGgacagaaaaatacaaaaaaaaatttTGATGCTAGATGCAGTTGAAATCCTTACGCAACTAAAAAATAAAGATCTC
The nucleotide sequence above comes from Takifugu rubripes chromosome 9, fTakRub1.2, whole genome shotgun sequence. Encoded proteins:
- the dapk2b gene encoding death-associated protein kinase 2 isoform X1; its protein translation is MSMKRPGMATFKQQNVEDFYEIGEVLGSGQFAIVKRCKDKIVGIEYAAKFIKKRQSRASRRGVKREEIEREVDILQQIQHPNIVALHDVFENRTDVILILELVSGGELFDFLAQKESLSEEEATQFIKQILDGVEYLHSKRIIHFDLKPENIMLLDRNVPLPHIKLIDFGLAHKIEAGVEFKNIFGTPEFVAPEIVNYEPLGLEADMWSIGVITYILLSGASPFLGESKQETLGNVSAMNYNFDEEFFSNTSELAKSFISQLLEKDRRKRMSIQEALNHPWIKSRGPVEENSAPADAEKKGEPLKTKRLKEYTIQSLSSMPQNNTYANFELFAHVVEDVSLLEVGISEVAEAHRTLQGDMEALVSIYTGKEAWYKEESESARKHLSQVRYEFRKVEAQRRQLQEDLQDVDAGLGSISGAYSQRQRQLDSLRQELNSELQWLQEVMSSLHPERSGAVLGGGLNTDVKQALAELLRHSCRRELRPEAKQKLTESG
- the dapk2b gene encoding death-associated protein kinase 2 isoform X2, yielding MSMKRPGMATFKQQNVEDFYEIGEVLGSGQFAIVKRCKDKIVGIEYAAKFIKKRQSRASRRGVKREEIEREVDILQQIQHPNIVALHDVFENRTDVILILELVSGGELFDFLAQKESLSEEEATQFIKQILDGVEYLHSKRIIHFDLKPENIMLLDRNVPLPHIKLIDFGLAHKIEAGVEFKNIFGTPEFVAPEIVNYEPLGLEADMWSIGVITYILLSGASPFLGESKQETLGNVSAMNYNFDEEFFSNTSELAKSFISQLLEKDRRKRMSIQEALNHPWIKPLNPRQAMVKRLSVVNLENFRRQYARRRWKLSFRIVALCNHLTRIMKKGHKLPQSERDCESDQEEETLRRPRTRKRSSTS